One stretch of Aquimarina sp. Aq107 DNA includes these proteins:
- a CDS encoding TolC family protein, with the protein MNTINILNKRNSHFYFFTSLFDVKKGAILSFFIFFFNITSAQTLQEYIREAKENNPELKAAQNVLDVSLEKVHEVGGLPNTTIGTGYFVSEPETRTGAQKARFNVQQNIPWFGTIKARKETASTESEVNKNELEIAKRKITLLVEQTYYRLYELKARQKILVEQNKLLDTYIEIALKEVENNRASTVDVLKFNITKNNLQNEEEILKGKILTAETAMNQLLHRDGFDPLVVPDNLFIPEEEPTMILDDITYHPELITYDHLGDLLDKKESVNAKESLPSIGIGLDYVIVEERPNISFSDNGKDIVMPKISLSVPLFSKKHKSRSKQYELQKEEVYQKREASQNNLENMMEEAINNRITARINYDTQQKNIMQAKQAEEIILSAYQTTQLNFEDVLDVQQMLLDFENKKIEAIAMYFMQTAVLNYLR; encoded by the coding sequence ATGAATACAATAAATATTTTAAATAAAAGAAATAGTCATTTTTACTTTTTCACCTCGCTCTTTGATGTGAAAAAGGGAGCAATATTGAGTTTTTTTATTTTCTTTTTTAATATTACCAGTGCTCAGACATTGCAAGAATATATAAGAGAAGCAAAAGAAAATAATCCTGAACTTAAGGCAGCTCAGAATGTATTAGATGTAAGTTTAGAAAAGGTACATGAAGTTGGAGGGTTGCCGAATACAACAATTGGAACAGGATATTTCGTAAGTGAACCAGAAACACGAACTGGAGCTCAAAAAGCTAGATTCAATGTGCAGCAGAATATCCCTTGGTTTGGAACAATAAAAGCAAGAAAAGAAACTGCTTCTACTGAAAGTGAGGTAAATAAAAATGAATTAGAAATTGCAAAAAGGAAAATTACCTTGCTGGTAGAGCAAACTTATTATAGACTATATGAATTAAAGGCAAGACAAAAAATATTAGTAGAACAAAATAAGCTATTAGATACTTATATTGAGATTGCACTTAAAGAAGTTGAGAATAATAGAGCATCTACCGTAGATGTCTTAAAATTTAATATCACAAAAAATAATCTTCAGAATGAAGAAGAGATTTTAAAAGGAAAAATTCTTACGGCTGAAACAGCAATGAATCAATTGTTACATAGAGATGGTTTTGATCCATTAGTAGTTCCAGATAATTTATTTATTCCCGAAGAAGAACCTACAATGATATTAGATGATATCACGTACCATCCCGAATTGATAACTTATGATCATTTAGGTGATTTATTAGATAAAAAAGAGAGTGTTAATGCCAAAGAATCTTTGCCTTCAATAGGCATAGGTTTAGATTACGTAATTGTTGAAGAACGACCAAATATTAGTTTTTCTGATAATGGAAAAGACATTGTTATGCCAAAGATTTCACTTTCTGTTCCTCTTTTTTCTAAAAAACACAAGTCGCGTTCTAAACAGTATGAGTTACAAAAGGAGGAAGTATATCAAAAAAGAGAAGCTTCTCAGAATAACCTAGAAAATATGATGGAAGAAGCAATAAATAATAGGATTACCGCTCGAATTAATTACGACACACAACAAAAAAATATAATGCAGGCTAAACAAGCAGAAGAGATAATATTATCAGCATACCAAACAACTCAGCTTAATTTTGAAGATGTGTTAGATGTACAACAGATGTTGTTAGATTTCGAAAACAAGAAAATTGAAGCTATAGCAATGTATTTTATGCAAACGGCAGTGCTGAATTATTTAAGGTAG
- a CDS encoding DUF3347 domain-containing protein: MNKIFLKTILAGIIVVSIYSCGKDQKESKKEIRVKEEVAVESNVDLNLTDSRSEIVFDDDNVTKIYDQYLLIKRGLVNSNFKVVQQEAKKMDNFIKDTDQTKQLKSTTKLIALTKDIKKQRDFFVTLTVETEKLINTSAITSGEVYKQFCPMAFDGNGGYWLSDSKEVRNPYYGNKMLKCGSVNETIK, encoded by the coding sequence ATGAATAAAATATTTTTAAAAACCATTCTTGCAGGTATAATAGTTGTATCAATTTATTCCTGTGGGAAGGATCAGAAAGAATCAAAAAAAGAGATTCGAGTAAAAGAAGAAGTAGCTGTAGAAAGCAATGTGGATCTTAATCTTACAGATTCTAGAAGTGAAATTGTTTTTGATGATGATAATGTTACCAAAATTTATGATCAATATTTATTGATAAAAAGAGGGCTGGTAAATTCTAATTTTAAGGTTGTACAGCAAGAAGCGAAAAAGATGGATAATTTTATAAAGGATACAGATCAAACAAAACAATTAAAATCTACAACAAAATTAATCGCTCTTACTAAAGATATTAAAAAGCAAAGAGATTTTTTTGTGACACTTACGGTAGAAACCGAAAAATTAATTAATACTTCTGCTATTACTTCTGGAGAGGTATATAAGCAATTTTGTCCAATGGCTTTTGATGGAAATGGAGGATATTGGTTATCCGACTCTAAAGAAGTACGTAATCCTTACTATGGCAATAAAATGCTAAAATGTGGGAGCGTTAATGAAACAATAAAATGA
- a CDS encoding heavy-metal-associated domain-containing protein — MKIKYHIDGMTCEGCRSGLEQVLTSIPEVSDANVSLERKEAIIVFNQKLTIDGLMKTIPTKYTITEKGTQNYNAVEDILVSDKSELKQLFPLFLIFGYITSASVMINYQSWNTDDFMMDFMGLFYIVFSFFKILDLKGFFGSFAMYDPLAKKIPFYSWVYPFIEVGLGLMFLMRFKINIALIITILILGITTIGVTKVLIDKRSIQCACLGTALKLPMTKATFIENSIMLGMAFWMLIKIYS, encoded by the coding sequence ATGAAAATAAAATATCATATAGATGGGATGACCTGCGAAGGTTGCAGATCAGGATTAGAACAAGTTTTGACTAGTATTCCAGAAGTATCTGACGCTAACGTAAGTCTAGAGCGTAAAGAAGCTATTATTGTTTTTAATCAGAAGTTGACTATTGATGGCTTAATGAAAACAATTCCAACTAAGTATACAATTACAGAAAAAGGAACTCAAAATTATAATGCAGTAGAAGATATTCTCGTATCAGATAAGAGTGAATTAAAACAATTATTTCCACTTTTTTTGATTTTTGGATATATCACTAGTGCATCTGTAATGATCAATTATCAATCGTGGAATACGGATGATTTTATGATGGATTTTATGGGGTTGTTTTATATCGTTTTTAGTTTTTTTAAAATACTAGATTTAAAAGGTTTTTTCGGGTCGTTTGCAATGTATGACCCCTTGGCTAAAAAAATACCCTTTTATAGTTGGGTATATCCTTTTATAGAAGTTGGATTAGGATTGATGTTTTTAATGCGATTTAAAATTAATATAGCATTAATAATTACCATATTAATTTTGGGTATCACAACCATTGGTGTTACTAAAGTATTAATAGACAAAAGAAGTATCCAGTGTGCTTGTTTAGGAACAGCTCTAAAATTGCCGATGACTAAAGCTACTTTTATTGAGAATTCGATTATGCTAGGAATGGCTTTTTGGATGCTCATAAAAATATATTCATAG
- a CDS encoding PepSY domain-containing protein has product MVKRKTAIFIRKAHRYLGVFLGIQFLMWTVSGLYFSWTDIDEIHGDQFKNEIIPVVHSNLLKLDSTFSLPAVSSLELRTIAGHPFYWVNDSVLINARSGKLKSKISKEEALKIASVHMRSDLEVTSVDFIDKVGKHHEYRGRSLPAFVINYNHPDNVKVYISALDGSFQRVRHQSWRWFDFLWMTHTMDYEGRDDFNTTVLRVFSLLGLITVLSGFLLWYISSPTLRKFFKR; this is encoded by the coding sequence ATGGTTAAAAGAAAAACAGCAATATTTATAAGAAAAGCACATCGTTATCTGGGGGTGTTCTTAGGAATACAATTCTTAATGTGGACAGTTAGCGGATTATATTTCAGTTGGACGGATATTGATGAGATTCATGGTGATCAATTTAAGAATGAAATAATCCCTGTAGTACATTCTAATTTGTTAAAATTAGATTCGACTTTTTCATTACCTGCAGTTTCTTCTTTAGAATTAAGAACAATAGCTGGTCATCCATTTTATTGGGTAAATGATAGTGTTTTAATTAATGCTAGATCTGGGAAATTAAAATCAAAAATATCAAAAGAAGAAGCATTAAAGATAGCTTCGGTACATATGCGATCTGATTTAGAAGTTACTTCTGTTGATTTTATTGACAAAGTTGGAAAACATCACGAATATAGAGGAAGATCATTACCTGCATTTGTAATTAATTATAATCATCCAGATAATGTAAAAGTATATATCTCTGCTTTAGATGGTTCTTTTCAGAGAGTAAGACATCAATCTTGGAGATGGTTCGATTTTTTGTGGATGACACATACGATGGATTATGAAGGAAGAGATGATTTTAATACTACAGTGTTAAGAGTTTTTTCTCTATTAGGATTGATAACAGTACTTAGTGGTTTTTTACTTTGGTACATTTCCTCTCCAACACTTAGGAAATTTTTTAAAAGATAA